The Deinococcus hopiensis KR-140 sequence CGGGCCATGGAGTCGCCCAGCACCACGTTGCGCAGGTGACCGACGTGCAGTTCCTTGTTGGGGTTGACGGAGGTGTGTTCGATGACCACCTTATCCCGGCGGGCGGGCATGGAAAACGGCGTTTCCACCACACCCCGCACGAACGCCCCCACGTCCACGAAGAAGTTCAGAAACGGCCCAGCGGCCTCCACGCGGGCGATTCCGGCGGGAAGTTCCACCTTCCCCGCGAGGGCGGCGGCCACTTGCGCGGGGTTTTGGCCCAGGGCCTTGGCCATCTGGAACGCGGCAGGTGTGCCGTAGTCGCCGGGCTTGTTGGCCGGGGTTTCCTGAATCGCTGCCTCGACGGGGACGCCGAGTTCCGCGGCGGCCCGTTCCACAGCAGCTTTGAGTTGTGCCTTGAGGTCCATAACCGGAGATTCTAGCAGTGGGTGGGGCGTCGGGAGCTGGGCCCTGTCCGCTCAGAGTGAGGAAGCTGGGGCCTGCGCCGCACGGAAATTTACGCGCTGACTTCGAGCCGCACCGCCACCTCGTCGCCCTCCTCCAGTCCCTCGGCCTTGCGGACGCCCGCGCGGACAGGCACGAGGTAGCGGCCCTCCTTGGGAAACAGGGAAGTCTTCCACTCGGTGCCGCCAATTCGGACCCGGACGGGAATCATGCCCCAGCCGTAGGTGACGGTGCGGGACACGCCCTGCAGGACGGCGCACTCCGCTTCAGGCACCGTGATGAAATACCAGGGCGCGGGACCCCGCCAGTACCAGAGGGGGGCACGAAAGTTCAGGCTCATGTCTCCAGGAGTGTAGGGGGTATCCCCGCCAGTCCGCGACGTATTTTCCGCCTCACCGGCCGCTGGCCTGCGCCTGGAAGAAATCGGCAATGCCAGCGGCAATTGCCCCAGCCAAGCGCTCACGGCCCGCGGGATTCATGAGCACACGCAGATTTCCGGGATCGGTCAGGTAGGCGGTTTCGATCAGCAGGCTGGGCTGGGTGCTCGGACGGGTGAGCGCCAGGTCCGCCCCCGGTTTCAGACCCGCGCCGGGGCCGAGGTCCGGCAGGGTGCGCCGCAGCGCAGCGAGGATGGCCGCCGCCGGAGCCTGCGCCTGCGGGTGGGTGAAGTACACCTCTGGGCCGCGGATGCCGCGTGGGTCCCGGCCATCCGGCAGGGCGTTCGCGTGGATGGACACGAGCAGATCGGCCCCAGACTGTTCGGCGCTCAGACCGCGCTCATAAAGCCCCAGGGTCACGTCCGACTCGCGGGTGAGCTGGACTCCGGCCCCCTGGGCGCGCAGCAGCTCGGCCACCCGGCGGGCAATAGGTAAGGTCAGGTCCTTTTCTGGAACCCGCAGCGCTCCCGCGCCGCCGAGTTGCGTCCCGCCGTGTCCAGGATCCAGGACAATCATCCGCCCAGCGAGCGGACGTGCCGGATCGAGGACGGGCGGACGGCGTACCGTCAGCAGCAGGCCGTCTCCGCCGTAGTTGGCGGTAAAGCCCCACGCCTGCGGGGTGGTGAAGTTCAGGGTGACGCGCGAGACGCCAGGGCCCACCTGCTCCACCTGCACGTCCCCGAGCAGCGGGTCCGGGAAAGGGGTGGGCAGGCCAGGCGGCGTCTCCAGGCCGTACAGCGTGACGCTCAGGCGGCGGCCCCCGTCCTCCTGGCTCAACGTGAAGGGCACGCGCGCCTCGCCCAAAGGTACCCGGATGCGCAGACTCGGCGAAGCGGGGTCCTCCTCCAGGGTCACGGCTCCTGCCTGCCCCTGCACAGGCAGGCCAGGCGAGACGTCCAGCTGCGCCTCGGAGATCAGCACGCCAACGCCGGGGGCCAGACGGGCGCGCACATCGTTTCCCTGACGCCCGACAAGCGCGAAGGTCATCCCGTCCCGAGGGTACAAGAAGGGCGTGCCCGTCTGGGTGTTGGCTTCCGTGGTGGAGGCGTTCAGGCCCAGCCCCTGAACCGTGCCGGGGCGCTGCGTCCCCGTCCTCGCGCCCAGCGGCGCATTGCTCAGGCGTCCGGGGGCTGTTGCCAGCACGGTGCGGCCATCGTTGCCGGTCAGGCGAAGGGTAACGGCGGCGCGGTCCAGCGGTAACGCGGGGGAGAGCGCGAACGCCGCTTCGTAGCTTCCTGGGCTGACCTCACGCATGGACTGCGGAACCGACTGCCCCACCTGAAAAAATGCCCGCCCTCCGGGCGCGCCGCGAAAGGAGACGCGCACCGTTCGCTCGGCGGGTGAGTCGTGCGCGGCGTCCCAGAATTCGGAGGAGACGTTGGGCGTTACGCTGGAGCGGTCTATGGCGGTGGGGCGCGCAGGCAGGGGGGCAAGGTCTCCCCGCGTCACCCGGAGGGTTCGCGTCCCGCTCTCTGCCCCAGCGGTCGCCGTGAGCCGCAGATCGTTGACGCCTACCCGCAGCGGCCACCACAGGATGAACAGCCCGTCTGATCCCACAGCCACGGCCCGCCCCCCGATCTTTAAAGCCGCGCCCGCCGTCACGCTGCCTTCCAGGAGCACGTGGTCGGACGTCACCCGGTGCCCCTCGGGCGGGTAGGCGATGAAAATCTCGGGCGCAGCGCGGGCGGCCGTCAGAACCGAGGCGGACAGGGTAGCGGTGGCCAGCGCAGCGATCGTGAGCACAGCGCGGCGGGCGAAGCGCGGGGGCATAACGAGGTCTAGCACGGCCCATACAGGCAAAGGATGAGGTCTGGGAACCCGGTAGGGACGCGGCGCGTACCCGCAGATATGCCCGGCCTCAGCCCCCTGGAACCCGTCGCCCTCTTCGCCTTCCTCGCGGTGCTGGCTGCCCTCGTGTCTGGGGTGGTATGGGTGGCCCGCCGCGCCTGGGACGGGGGTGAGTCCCACCGGGTGCGCAAACTGGAGCAGCGGGTGCGGGAACTGGAAGGCAGAGACTGAAGGCAAAGGGCAGAAGCGCCTGAACGCCTCTGCCTCTCGTTGCTAACGGCTCACTCCTCAGCCCACGCTGGGGCTGCTCACCAGGGCGTCCAACACCCCGCGGGTAAAGGTCTCGGTGTCGGCCGTGCCCCCCAGGTCCCGCGTCGGATGTGCCCGCAGGGCCAGGGCGACCGCGCGGTCAATCTGGTTGGCGGCTTCACTCCGCTTCAGGCCGTGCCGCAGCAGCATCCCAGCGCTCATGATGGCGGCGGCGGGGTTGGCGATCCCCTGCCCGGCAATATCGGGGGCGCTGCCGTGGATGGGCTCGAACAGGCCCGCGCCGTCGCCGAGGGACGCGCTCGGCATCAGCCCCAGCGAGCCGGGAATCACGGCAGCGAGGTCCGAGAGGATGTCGCCGAACAGATTTTCGGTGACGATGACGTCGTAGCGGCTGGGGTTGGACACGATGAGCATCGCCACACTGTCCACATACTCGTGGTTGAGGTGAATGGAGCGGTACGCGCGGTCGCGCAGCGCTTGTACATCGCGCCGCCACAGTTCGGACACCTCGAGCACGTTGGCCTTGTCCACGCTTGTCACGCGGCCCCGACGCTGCTCGGCGGCCCAGAAGGCCACCTTGGCCACCCGCTCCACCTCATGGGTGGTATAGCGCATGGTGTTGTAGGCGGTGTCCCCCTCGATCTTGCGGTCCCCGTCGAAATACACGCCGCCCAGCAGTTCGCGCACAATCAGGATGTCCACCCCCCGCGCCAGCTCAGGCTTGAGGGGAGACAGATGCTCCAGGCCCGGCTGCACCCGCACGGGACGAAGGTTGGCGTAGCAGCCCAGCGCCTTGCGGAGCGCCAGCAACCCACTTTCCGGGCGCAGGTTCCGGGGCAGGCTGTTCCAGGGGCTGTTCTGCGGTCCGCCGACGGTGCCGAGCAGCACGGCGTCCGCGTCTCCCAGAGCGTCGCGGGTGCGGGCCGGGAAAGGCTCGCCGTGCGACTCGTAGGCCGCGCCGCCGATGAGGTGTTCCTCGATCAAGACGTCGGGCGCGACTTCGCGCAACACTTCCACAGCAGCGGCGGTGACTTCAGGGCCGATTCCGTCTCCGGGAAGGGTGACGACTTTAGGCATGGTGTTCCTCCGTCTTGAGTTCCTGCACTTCTTCCACCTGCGGCACGGGCCCGGTGGGCTGTTCCTGGGCCTTCATGTACTCCAGCCAGCCCCCGGCCTTCTGCACGTCCAGCGCGAACTGCGGCACGGGCACGAAGGTCAGGCTCTGCCCGGTGCGAACGTTGGTGATGGTGCCGCCCTTCAGGTCCAGCTCGGCTTCGTCGCCGTCCATAAAGGTTTCGACGACGTTCTCGCACTCCAGCGCCAGAAAGCCGTTGTTGATGGAGTTGCGGTAGTAGATGCGCGCGAAGTTGGGGGCGATCACCGCCGCCACACCCGCGCCGCGCAGCGCCCAGACGGCGTGCTCACGGCTGGAGCCACACCCGAAGTCCGCTCCGGCCACGATGATGTCGCCGGGCTTGACGCGGCGGACGAAGGTCTTGTCGTAGTCCTCCATCGCGTACTTCGCCAGCTCGGCCTCCTCGTCGGTGGTGAGGTGGCGGGCGGGAATGATCTCGTCGGTGTTGATGTGGTCGCGGGCAAAGACGTGGACAGTAGGCATGGGGGACCTCGTGCAGGGCAGAGAGCAAAGGGTTAAAAATCAGTTCGGTTCGCTGGGAGGAACAAGGGCGGCGAGTTCTTCGGGCACGTCCTCGGCGTAGAGGTCGCGCCACTGCTGGCCGTCGAAGGTGACTTCAGATTCGATGAAGTACTGCGCAGGGTCTTCGGGGTCAGAGACGGAATCGGCGGGCAGGTCAATCTTCATGCCCACGGGAACGGGGAGGGCGTCGTGTTCGGCGAGGTGGGGGGCCTCGTCGGCAAACATGTCGCGCAGGACACCGCCTGTGAAGGCGGCCCAGGCTTCGGGGTTGCCCGCGCCGGTGGCCTGGAGCAGTTCATCGCGGATACGCTCCGCGTGCTCCTCGGGCAGTGTGCCTTCCTCCCACTCCACGCGTCCATCGGCCCAGACGGTCACGGGCACGGTCTCCACGTCGAGCATCTGGCTCAACAACTCCCCGAGTTCGCCCTGTTCGTCTTCCAGGGCCTCGCCAGGCTCACCGTAGGACAGCCACGTTTCGCCGTCGATGGTGTAGGCCACGTTGTCGAGGGCCACGCCGTAATCGGACAGCACGCTCAGGGGCAGGCTGAAGGGCGTCAGCTCGCGCAGTTCGATTCTCACCCGGCGGGCGAGGGGAACCTGGGATTCGTCCGCCTCTTCCCCGGCCACTTCCAGCGCCTGTGCGTGCGAATCGGCCCAGTCCTCGGGCGTCACGCCGTGCCACATGCGGACCAGCCGCTCCAGGTCTTCGAGTTGCTCGGCGGGCGGGTCGGGCTCGATGTCGATGCGGCCCGCCTGCCAGTGCTCGGCTTGGTAGGTGGCCTGGACCTCGCCCTCCTCTGCAGCCAACGGGTGCTGGATGAGGTACTGGAGGCGCTCCTGCATATCGGCGGTGGGGAGGGTGCCCCAGCGCAGTCCGTCCACCGAGTGCTCCTCGCGCCGCACGCGCAGGTATGCGCCGTTCTCCAAGGCGTGGTACTCACGCCGGACATTCTGGGTGTCGGCGTCGAGCGCGCGGCGGTCGGGGTTGAAGACCAGTTCGCCGGTCAGGCGGCGCAGGGGGGGCACAGCGATGGCTTCCAGGTCCTCACGCGTCTCGATGAGCTTCTGGGGTAACCCGGCCATGATGTACTCGCGGCGGTACTGGGTGGCCCAGCCCGTGCCCGTCGGCTGCGTCCTGCGCAGGGCCGAGAGGAGCTGCTCGCGCAGATCAGCGTCTTCGGAAGCGCGCGTGAAGGTCACGGTTCCGTCCGTGTCCAGCGTGGCCTCGAAGGGATGGACGGTGGGCATCAGGCCCAGTGCTTTGCGTCGTTTGGCTTCACCCATAGGATCTCCAGGGTACAGGACCGCTAAGACGCACCTACTCGCGCGAGGCGAGCAGCAACCCGCCGAAGCCCACCATCAGCGTTCCGGCGGCGCGGTCCAGGCCCCGGCGGGCGCGCAGGTAGAGGTTTTGCATCGGTGCGGTGGACATGCCCAGCGCCACGAGGACGAACCAGGCCACGCTCAGGCACACAATCACCGCAAAGGCTGCCAGTTTCAGGCCCGGCGAGGTGTGCGCGCCCAGCACGCTGGAAAACACGCTGCCGAAAAACACGGCCGCTTTGGGGTTGGAAATGTTGGTCAGGAGGCCCGCACGCAGGGCCCGCAGGTCACCCATCGGCACGGGCACAGGGGCCCCAGCCTCCCCGTTTCGCAAGCTGGAGCGCCACAGCACCGCGCCCAGGTACAGCAGATACAGCCCGCCCGCCACCTTGATGATGCCGTGAAGCCAGGGAAACGCCGTGAACAGCGCGTTGATGCCCAGCAGGGCCAGCCCCGCCCAGCACGAGATGCCCAGCACCACCCCCAGCCCGGCGAACAGGGCCGCGCGCCGCGAACGGGCCAGGGCCGTCTGACTGACGAGCAGCACGTCCGGACCGGGAATGACGAGCACGACGAGGTGCAGGGCGGCGATCAGGAGGAGAAGTTGCATGGGGTCACCAGGCCTTTGGGAGGGGAAGTCGGGGGATCTGGAAAATCACGAAAAACAGCAAGACGGCCGACAGCAGCAGGTGGTAGGCGGCGAGCGGCAGGGCCAGGGCGCCGACTGCAACCCGTACCTCGACGCCCGGCGCACGCGGCAGGAGGCACAACGCCAGCATCAACGCAGGGCCGGTGAGCACGCCCAGATGGCCCTGATAGGCAGGCAGCCGCCCGCATCAGAACGCGGAAGCCGAGCGCGAGTCGCGGCAGCCAGAACGGTGTCGTCAGGCCCCATGCCATGTCCTCAGTCCGCCGCTTCTCCACCCTCGTTGTAGGCCCGCGGATCGCTGATAAACCCCGTCACCGCGCTCGCCGCCACGGTGGCGGGCGAGGCGAGGTAGATCTGTGCGGACGGATCTCCCATGCGGCCCACGAAATTGCGGTTGCTGCTGGAAATACACACGTCGTCTGGCCCCAGTACGCCAGAGTGCATCCCCAGGCACGCGCCGCAGCTGGGGTAACTCACGCTCGCACCCGCGTCCACGAAGATTTCGAGCAGTCCCTCCTGCGCCGCCTGCTTCCAGATCGCCTGGGTGGCGGGCACCACGATCATTTGCACGCCCTCGGCCACCTTGCGGCCCTTCATGATCCGGGCCACCTCCCGCAGGTCCCCGATGCGCCCGTTGGTGCAGCTGCCCACGTAGGCGTGCGTCACGGCGATGCGGTCGCTGCCCGCCACCCGTCCGTTGGAGGGAATGTGCGGGTAGGCGACGGTGGGTTCGACTGCGGAAGCGTCCAGGTCAATGACCACCTTGTACTGCGCGTCTGGGTCGGAGGTGTATTCGGTGTACTGGTCCGGCGTGACGCCGCGTTCGGTCAGGAAGGCGCGGGTGGTGTCGTCCACGGCCACGATGCCCGTCTTGCCACCCGCCTCGATGGCCATATTGGTGAGGGTAAAGCGGCCCTCCATGTCCAGGCGGTCAATGGTGTCGCCCACCCATTCCATCACGAGGTAGTTCGCCCCGTCTGCCCCGATGCGCTTGATAACTTCCAGGACGAGGTCTTTGGGCGTGACGCCCGGCTGCATCTGGCCGGTCACGCGAATGAGCATGGTCTCAGGCACCTTGAACCAGACCTTGCCCGCGTAGATCGCGCCTGCGAGGTCCGTGCTGCCCACGCCCGTGGCAAAGCAGCCCAGCGCCCCCGCATTGCAGGTGTGCGAGTCGCCGCTCACCAGCGTCTGTCCGGGCTTGATCAGGCCGGTGTTCTCCAGCACCACGTGGGCGATGCCGCCACGCCCCACGTCGTAGAAGTGCTCAATGCCCTTTTCCTTGACCCAGGACTTGAGCTTCTGGTACATCTTGGCGGCCTTGATGTTCATGGCGGGCACGGAGTGGTCCGGCACGGCCACGATCTTGGAAGGATCGAATACCCGGTCCATGCCGCGCTCTTCGAGCATCCGCAGGGCAGCGGGCGTGGTGATCTCGTGGCACAGCACGAGGTCGGTGGCGCACTCGATCAGTTGACCCGGTACGACGTGGTCATGCCCACTGTGGGCGGCCAGAATCTTCTCCGCAATCGTCATTCCCATGTTCTGCATCTCCCCTTTCAGAAACGGACCCAAAAAACCCCCGAAGCGCTGAGTGGCTCCGGGGGCGAAGTGGGCGAACACTGTGGTGCGCTCACCGCCCCCAGCAAAGAAGAAGCGCCGCTTGGGTGCCCCGCTTCAGTGGCAGGAAGGTGAACATCAAGGCGGAGTGTAGCGCGCAGGGTTAAGGCGGCGGGGCAGAGGTGTAGACGGGCCGCCGTCAGGAGCACATCACTCAGGTCATTCCTCCCATACACAAAGCGGGAATTACCATTCGAATCCTGAGTAAACATGAAGAAGCTTTCCCTCGCAAGTGCCCTTCTCGGCGTAACGGTCCTCCTGAGCGCGTGTAATAACGACTCTGCTCCCACGAGTACCTTTCGCCTGACTGTTAAGGCTGAGGGCGTGCCGAGCGTGCCAGTGACTGTCACGAATACGACGACGAACACGCAGAGCTTTACAAGTACGGTGGAGGGCAGCAAGACCTTCAGCGCGCTCCGTGCCGGAGACGTATTCAAGGTCGAGGCGGGGGTGGTCAACGGCTACACCACACCCGGCGCGCAGACCGTGACGCTCGGCAGCGACAAGACGGTGACATTGACCTACGCGCCGGCCCCCAAGAGGCTGGAAGCCGAACGGATCACCGGGAAGGTCGAGGGCAACGCCTTGAAAATCGGCGACGTCTATGCAGGTGTGGACGAACCGAACTTCATCGGCCAGGGCAGCGTGGACGGGGCGAATACCCTTGAGCTGGACCTCACCAATGTGGTGCCACCCTCGCTGAGCCTCCTTTTCACGGGCTGCAAAACGAGCAGCGGGGGTGTGCTGCCCAACGTGCGCGGCTGGGGTACCGAAGAGCTGCGGGCCTACAGCCCCCAGGGCGACCTGCTGGGCACCATCACCGAGCAGATCGCGCCGGGTAGCGTGGGCGCAGGAACGCTCCTCCTGCGGGTGTACGCCGAGGCTGCCGCCACCTCCCGGGGAACATGCCAGGGCAGCGGGGGCACGACCAGCCTCGACCTGACCCTGAAGGGCGGGTGGAATCTCCTGGCCCTCAATGGCTCCGGACAGAACTTCAGCCTGCGAAATGCGGACCCCAATGCCCACAGCGTGCTGAAGTTCAAGGCGGCCGACGTGCGGGTCAGCGCCTTCTTGGAGCCCAGTGCCCTGGAGTTCAAAAACGATGATCCGGCGGCTGCCGAGGTCTCCTTCGCTCAGGTAGGCGGCTACAGCGGCTCCGTCAAACTTCAGACCGACGACTCTACCCTGACCGTCGAGCCGGACACCCTCACGCTCCCCGCCCTCGCCGCGCAGTCCATTTCCTCGCCCGCGGGCATACTGGGAAGCCTGGGCGTGGGTGAGCAGCGTGTGGTCACCACCCTCAAGTTCCGGTACAAGGGCACGCAGAACGTGAACAAGCCCTTCGCGCTTCAGGTGCTGGACAGCGCCGGCAAGAAGGTCGGCTCCGGCAGTGGCACGCTGAACGTACAGCGGGTGGGCATCAGCCTGTACTTCTCAGCCTCTCAGGTCCAGGTCGTTCCCAACGCTCCCGTCAGGCTGCCCTTCCACGTCAGCAGCGTGCTGGGCTTCACGGGAGCCGTCACCGTCCACCTCGAAGGGCTACCGAGCGGCGTAACGGCGAACACCGCCACCGTCAACCTGGGCGCAGACGGCTATGCCTTAGGCGAACTGACGGTGCAGGGCGGCGCGGCCCTCAAGCCCGGCGAGTACGGGGCGACTCTGGTCGCAGAGGGGAACGGACGCAGCGCCAGCACGCCCGTCAAGACCGTGGTGCCTCAGCCCGCCGTGCTGGTCTCGGTGGGAAGCAACGGCTCGCCCGTGAGCGGCTATCAGGGTGGCAGCGCCAGCGTAACCGTGAGCGCCGCTTCGCAGTCCGGCTCCAGCGGCAAGGTCAACCTCACCCTGATGGACCTTCCCGCTGGAGTTCAGGCCCCCCCCGTCTCCGTGGACGTAACGGCCAACGCGACGACCACGGTCACAGTGCCCCTGCAACTCGCGGCGGACGCGGCCCTGGGCACCGCGACGGTGCGGGTGGTCAGCGACGGCATGGTGGGAACGGGCAACAATACCTTCTCGCTCACCGTTAAGCCTGCCCGCACGGCCGTAGGCAACGTGACGCGCGAAATCTTCCCCGCCTCACCGGGCAGTTGGGTCCTCGTATCGAACGTCTACTCCGGCGGCATCTACACGGCCACGCTCCGCCGCATCTCGGGCGGACAGACCGCCAAGGAACTCACGCTGACAACGGGCGGGGACGTGCGGCTCCTCCCCATTTCTGGTGGGGACGTGTACGTCACCGCAGACGCTGGGAGCAGCAGCAAGATTGTCCGGTTGAAAGACGACGGCTCGACCACCGAGCTGTCAGGGCCTGCCAGACTTGCCCCGTCGTACAGGGGTGCCGCGGTGGACGCCTCCGGCAGCATCTGGTTCGTACGTGAGGCTTCAAGCCAGATTGGCCTGACCAAATACGGCCTGAGCCGCTGGGACCCGGCCACGCAGACGGTTCAAACGGTGGACGACACCCAGAGCTACAACTCTTCGCCCTTCAGCAGCACGGACTTGGTGGAGAGCAATTCGGGCGCTTACCTGGTGTATCAGGGCAACCACAACGGCAAATTGCTGCGCATTGACACGGCCAAATCCAGCGTCACGCTCCTGCCCAGCGCAGGCGATTCCGTGGGGAGCGTCGCCGTGTCGGACGCAGGTCAGGTGTGGTTCACGACCTACGGCAAGCTCTCGCGCATCAACGCCGACAACTCAGTCACAACCTTCGACCTCGACGGCAATCTGAGCCTCATCGGCTTCGATGCCGTGACGCCGGATGTGCTGTGGGTGACCGGTGGAGGGAAACTGCTCAAGCTCGACCCAGCAAACGCGGCCATCAAGCAGAGCGTCGCCGTGGACGCCAGCAGCCGGGCAGTCACCAACCGTGACGGCGGCGTCACCCTGATCGCTTCCGAGTCCATGGGCGGCAACTACCAGAGCCACCTCACCGTCGTTCGCTGACCCACGCCTCTTTGCCGCGCGACCTTCTACCGTCGCGCGGCATTTCTTTTTCCGGCCTCCTGTCTTTACGGCGCCGCCAGCACCCACCCCCCCTTCTTGCCCTCCTCCAGCCGCGCGAAGGCTGAGTCTGAGTCATGGGGCGTGCAGATCACGGCTCCTTCCTCAAACCACCCCGGCAGGTACTTCTTGCGCGTTTCCAGCGTCGTCACCGGGTAGAGGTCGTAGCCCATGATGTAGGGTAGCGGCGCGTGGGCCAGAGTCGGAATCAGATCTGCCACATACACCAGCGTCTGCCCGCCCGAGCGCAGCACCACGCCCTGCTGTCCGAGGTTGTGCCCAGGCAGCGGCAGGACGCTCAGGCCGGGCAGGAGTTCGTGTTCGCCGTCCACTATGTCGAACAGGCCCGCATCTGCGAGAGGTTCGATGTACTCGGGGATGTAGCTTGCCCTGTTGCGCTCATGGGTGTGGCGGGCATCCTCCAACTCCTGTTTCTGCACCACGTAGCGGGCGTTCGGAAAGGTCGGCTCGCCCGTCAGGGTCACGTTGCGCCCCGCGTGATCGAAATGCAGGTGCGTGTTGACCACGAGGTGAATGTCCTCCGTCGAGAGGCTGAGGTCCGACAGGCCCCGGAACACCGTCTCGTCGCGGTCCAGGGCGTACATGGCCTCGAACTTCGCCCCGCCCTGGTCCCAGAAGCCCGTCTCGACGAGGATGTTGTGACCCCCCAGCCGAATCAGAAGGGGATTGATGCGGAGGCGGATGCGGTTCAGCGCGTCAGCAGGCGAGGCGCGCTCCCACAGCACCTTGGGCACACTGCCGAACATCGCGCCGCCGTCAAGGCGAAACTGGCCGTCTGTGAGGGAATAAACGTCGGCTTCTCCAACTTTCAGGTGCTGGGTCCAGGACATGGGGGGCAGTGTAGCAGCGGTTGTCTAGGCGGCCAGCCACCCCGTCATTCGTTCCCCCTGGATTTCCAGATCAGGCCGACAGCTTGCTCCACGCTGCGGACCCCCTCGCGCCCGTCCAGACCAGGGGGAACGATCAGCTGCTTGTACCCGGCGCGGCCCGCTTCCTCGGCGCGGCGGAGGGCACCCTGGGTGGAGCGGACCTCGCCCGCCAGGCCCACCTCCCCAAACACGGCCACGTTTTGCGGGAGCGCGCGGCCGACCACCGCCGAATAGACGGCCAGGGCGACGGGCAGGTCCAGGCCAGGGTCTGCCACTTTCAACCCACCCGCGAGGTTCACGTACACGTCCAGCCCACCCAGCGTGAGGTCAAGGCGGCGCTCCAGCACGGCGAGCACCACGTCCACGCGGCGAGGGTCGAGGCCCACGACCACCCGGCGGGGGTTGGGGTAGGGCGTCTTGGCGGCGAGCGCCTGCACTTCCAGCAGCATGGGGCGCTGGCCGTCAATGGTGGCGGCCACCACAGAGCCGGGCACGTCCACCGGACGCTCGGCCAGGAAGGCGGCGGAAGGGTTTTCCACCGCCACCAGCCCCTCACCGCGCATTTCGAAGACGCCGAGTTCGCCCGCCTGCCCAAAGCGGTTCTTCACGGAACGCAGGAGGCGGAAGGACCCCACCGTCTCCAGAAAGACGGTCGTGTCCACGATGTGTTCCATCACCTTGGGGCCGGCGACGGTGCCCTCCTTGGTGACGTGGCCGACGAGGACCGTGGCGGTGCCGGTTTCCTTCGCCGCGCGGGTAATCATGGCCGTGCCCTCGCGGACCTGGGCGACGCCGCCGGGAGTGCCGTCGCCCTCCACGGTCACGGTCTGGATGGAATCCACGATGCACAGGGCAGGCTTATGCTCGGCCATCAGCGCGGCGATGTGTTCGGCGCGCGTGTCGCGGGTGAGCTGGATGTCGGCAGTGACGCCCAGGCGATCTGCGCGCAGGCGAATCTGCTCCAGCGACTCCTCGCCCGCCACATACAGCACCGACGCCCCCGAACGGCCCAGGCGATCCGCCACCTGAAGCAGCAGCGTACTCTTGCCAATACCCGGCTCGCCGCCGATCAGGGTGACGCCGCCCGCCACCAGCCCGCCACCGAGCACGCGGTCCAACTCGGGGATGCCGCTGGGCAGCCGGGGCTCCTCGCGCCGCCCGACGGTGGAAAGGGCAGTCAGCTTGCCACCAACGATGCCGCCGTAAGCACCCCCCCCGCGCGCCCTGCCGACAGCAGCGACGGGCACCTCCTCCTCAAAGGAGTTCCACGCCTGGCAGTTCGGGCAGCGGCCCAGCGGTTT is a genomic window containing:
- a CDS encoding DUF1905 domain-containing protein; translation: MSLNFRAPLWYWRGPAPWYFITVPEAECAVLQGVSRTVTYGWGMIPVRVRIGGTEWKTSLFPKEGRYLVPVRAGVRKAEGLEEGDEVAVRLEVSA
- a CDS encoding N-acetylmuramoyl-L-alanine amidase is translated as MLDLVMPPRFARRAVLTIAALATATLSASVLTAARAAPEIFIAYPPEGHRVTSDHVLLEGSVTAGAALKIGGRAVAVGSDGLFILWWPLRVGVNDLRLTATAGAESGTRTLRVTRGDLAPLPARPTAIDRSSVTPNVSSEFWDAAHDSPAERTVRVSFRGAPGGRAFFQVGQSVPQSMREVSPGSYEAAFALSPALPLDRAAVTLRLTGNDGRTVLATAPGRLSNAPLGARTGTQRPGTVQGLGLNASTTEANTQTGTPFLYPRDGMTFALVGRQGNDVRARLAPGVGVLISEAQLDVSPGLPVQGQAGAVTLEEDPASPSLRIRVPLGEARVPFTLSQEDGGRRLSVTLYGLETPPGLPTPFPDPLLGDVQVEQVGPGVSRVTLNFTTPQAWGFTANYGGDGLLLTVRRPPVLDPARPLAGRMIVLDPGHGGTQLGGAGALRVPEKDLTLPIARRVAELLRAQGAGVQLTRESDVTLGLYERGLSAEQSGADLLVSIHANALPDGRDPRGIRGPEVYFTHPQAQAPAAAILAALRRTLPDLGPGAGLKPGADLALTRPSTQPSLLIETAYLTDPGNLRVLMNPAGRERLAGAIAAGIADFFQAQASGR
- the leuB gene encoding 3-isopropylmalate dehydrogenase, yielding MPKVVTLPGDGIGPEVTAAAVEVLREVAPDVLIEEHLIGGAAYESHGEPFPARTRDALGDADAVLLGTVGGPQNSPWNSLPRNLRPESGLLALRKALGCYANLRPVRVQPGLEHLSPLKPELARGVDILIVRELLGGVYFDGDRKIEGDTAYNTMRYTTHEVERVAKVAFWAAEQRRGRVTSVDKANVLEVSELWRRDVQALRDRAYRSIHLNHEYVDSVAMLIVSNPSRYDVIVTENLFGDILSDLAAVIPGSLGLMPSASLGDGAGLFEPIHGSAPDIAGQGIANPAAAIMSAGMLLRHGLKRSEAANQIDRAVALALRAHPTRDLGGTADTETFTRGVLDALVSSPSVG
- a CDS encoding 3-isopropylmalate dehydratase small subunit — encoded protein: MPTVHVFARDHINTDEIIPARHLTTDEEAELAKYAMEDYDKTFVRRVKPGDIIVAGADFGCGSSREHAVWALRGAGVAAVIAPNFARIYYRNSINNGFLALECENVVETFMDGDEAELDLKGGTITNVRTGQSLTFVPVPQFALDVQKAGGWLEYMKAQEQPTGPVPQVEEVQELKTEEHHA
- a CDS encoding LysE family transporter, with translation MQLLLLIAALHLVVLVIPGPDVLLVSQTALARSRRAALFAGLGVVLGISCWAGLALLGINALFTAFPWLHGIIKVAGGLYLLYLGAVLWRSSLRNGEAGAPVPVPMGDLRALRAGLLTNISNPKAAVFFGSVFSSVLGAHTSPGLKLAAFAVIVCLSVAWFVLVALGMSTAPMQNLYLRARRGLDRAAGTLMVGFGGLLLASRE
- a CDS encoding 3-isopropylmalate dehydratase large subunit, which encodes MGMTIAEKILAAHSGHDHVVPGQLIECATDLVLCHEITTPAALRMLEERGMDRVFDPSKIVAVPDHSVPAMNIKAAKMYQKLKSWVKEKGIEHFYDVGRGGIAHVVLENTGLIKPGQTLVSGDSHTCNAGALGCFATGVGSTDLAGAIYAGKVWFKVPETMLIRVTGQMQPGVTPKDLVLEVIKRIGADGANYLVMEWVGDTIDRLDMEGRFTLTNMAIEAGGKTGIVAVDDTTRAFLTERGVTPDQYTEYTSDPDAQYKVVIDLDASAVEPTVAYPHIPSNGRVAGSDRIAVTHAYVGSCTNGRIGDLREVARIMKGRKVAEGVQMIVVPATQAIWKQAAQEGLLEIFVDAGASVSYPSCGACLGMHSGVLGPDDVCISSSNRNFVGRMGDPSAQIYLASPATVAASAVTGFISDPRAYNEGGEAAD
- a CDS encoding MBL fold metallo-hydrolase yields the protein MSWTQHLKVGEADVYSLTDGQFRLDGGAMFGSVPKVLWERASPADALNRIRLRINPLLIRLGGHNILVETGFWDQGGAKFEAMYALDRDETVFRGLSDLSLSTEDIHLVVNTHLHFDHAGRNVTLTGEPTFPNARYVVQKQELEDARHTHERNRASYIPEYIEPLADAGLFDIVDGEHELLPGLSVLPLPGHNLGQQGVVLRSGGQTLVYVADLIPTLAHAPLPYIMGYDLYPVTTLETRKKYLPGWFEEGAVICTPHDSDSAFARLEEGKKGGWVLAAP